A segment of the Parasynechococcus marenigrum WH 8102 genome:
CTTCCGACGCCTTCATCCGACCCTCGGCACCAGCGGACACCGGCAAGGGCTTCACCCTGGCCCAGAAAATGGTGGGTAAAGCCTGCGGCCTGCCGGGCGTTCGCCCCGGCACCAGCTGCGAGCCAATGATGACCACCGTCGGCTCCCAGGACACCACCGGACCGATGACCCGTGATGAGATGAAGGAGCTGGCCTGTCTCGGCTTCTCCTCCGACCTGGTGATGCAGAGCTTCTGCCACACCGCGGCTTACCCCAAACCAGTGGATCTGCACACCCAGAAGGATCTGCCGGACTTCTTTGCCCAGCGCGGCGGTGTTGCCCTTCGCCCAGGCGACGGGATCATCCACAGCTGGCTGAACCGCATGCTCCTGCCCGACAGCGTGGGCACGGGTGGGGACAGCCACACCCGCTTCCCCCTCGGCATTTCCTTCCCTGCTGGTTCCGGCCTGGTGGCCTTCGCTGCTGCCATCGGTGCGATGCCCCTGGACATGCCCGAGTCAGTGCTGGTGCGCTTCAGCGGTTCACTGCAGCCGGGTGTGACGCTGCGGGATGTGGTGAACGCCATTCCATGGGTGGCCATTCAGAAGGGTCTTCTCACAGTGGAGAAGGCCAACAAGAAGAACGTCTTCAACGGCCGGATCATGGAGATCGAAGGTCTGCCGGATCTCAAGCTGGAGCAAGCCTTTGAACTCACCGATGCCACCGCCGAACGCTCCTGCGCCGGCTGCACGATCAAGCTCTCGGAAGCAACCGTGAGCGAATACCTGCGCAGCAATGTGGCCCTGCTGAAAAACATGATTGCCAGGGGCTACAGCGATGCCAAAACCCTGGCTCGTCGGATCAAGGCCATGGAGGCCTGGCTGGCCAATCCGCAGCTGCTGAGCGCTGATCCAGATGCTCAATATGCCGAAGTCCTGGAGATCAACCTCGACGAGCTCACTGAACCGGTGCTGGCCTGTCCCAACGATCCCGACAACGTGAAACTGCTCAGCGAGGTCGCCGGCGATCCCGTTCAGGAGGTGTTCATCGGCTCCTGCATGACCAACATCGGCCACTACCGCGCCGCGGCCAAGGTGCTGGAGGGCTCGGGCAGCAACAAAGCCCGCCTCTGGGTCTGCCCGCCAACACGCATGGACGAAGAGACCCTGAAGGCCGAGGGCTACTACGCCACCTTTGAAGCGGCCGGTTCGCGGATGGAGATGCCGGGTTGTTCGCTCTGCATGGGCAACCAGGCCCGGGTGGAGGACAACACCACGGTGTTCTCCACCAGCACCCGGAACTTCAACAACCGTCTGGGCAAAGGCGCCCAGGTTTATCTGGGCAGTGCCGAGCTGGCAGCGGTCTGCGCCCTGCTGGGTCGCATTCCCACCCCCGATGAGTACCACTCAATCGCCGCTGAAAAAATTGATCCGCTCTCGGATGAGCTTTACCGCTACCTGAATTTCGATCAGATCAGCGGTTTCGAAGATCAAGGCCGGGTGATGAGTGCGGATGAAGAGGCGGCTGTGCTGGCTGAAGCCTGATCCCCCATCACCCCGTGCCCACCCTGAGCGAACCGAAACGACGACGCCACCTGCTGGGGTCCAGCCGCAGCATCCGGGGGTTGCTCGAACGCCGCTGGCTGGTGGTGGTTCTGGCGCTGGCGCTCACAGGCCTCGGTGCTGCCATCACTGGCCTGCTGTTCACCGGCGGCATCAACCTGCTCAAGGATTGGCGCCTGGAGTTGCTCAATGACTTTCCCGCCTGGGTGGTGCTGCCAGCTCTGGGGGGATTCGGCGGTTTGCTGTCCGGCTGGCTGATCAGCAATCTGGCGCCCGCTGCCGGTGGCGCCGGCATCACCCAAATCATGGGATTTCTGCGCCACAGGGCCGTTCCCATGGGGCTACAGGTGGGACTGGTGAAGCTCGTCGCCGGAATCATCGCCATCGGCAGTGGCTTTCCCCTCGGCCCCGAAGGCCCCGCCGTTCAGATGGGTGGGTCCGTGGCCTGGCAGATGTCCCGCTGGCTGAAGGCACCCGCGGCCTTTCGCCGCATGATCGTTGCCGCCGGGGGTGGCGCTGGTATCGCCGCCGTGTTCAGTGCACCGATCGGAGGTTTCATCTACGCGATCGAGGAGCTGCTGCACTCGGCCAGACCCGTGGTGCTGTTGCTGGTGCTGATCACCACCTTCTCCGCAGACACCTGGGCGGACGTGCTGGGTTTTCTCGGCCTCAACCCTGGATCGTCCGGCCTCAGCGGCAGCAGTGGCTTCCAACTGGAGCGCGCCTACACACCGCTGGTGAAATTCCTGCCCATCGATCTGCTGTATCTGATTGCGTTGGGAGCCGTCATCGGGGTGCTGGCAGAGCTGTACACCCGCTATGTGCTGGCCATGCAGCGCCAGGGGAACCGCTGGTTCGGAGACCGA
Coding sequences within it:
- the acnB gene encoding bifunctional aconitate hydratase 2/2-methylisocitrate dehydratase, with the protein product MLSAYRELAADREAQGIPALPLTAEQTQALTELLQQPPAGEDEALFHLLSERIPPGVDEAAYVKATWLSAVAQGQATSPLVSPLEATRLLGTMVGGYNVAALIELLQHSDEKLASCAAEGLSRTLLVYDAFNDVMELAASNRFAKQVVDSWAAAEWFTRREPLAETITVTVFKVEGETNTDDLSPATHATTRPDIPLHALAMLETRDPEGLKTIATLKQKGHPVAYVGDVVGTGSSRKSAINSVLWHTGDDIPHVPNKRGGGVILGGKIAPIFFNTAEDSGALPIECDVTVLNTGDVITIRPHAGTIERDGEVVSRFELKPSTISDEVRAGGRIPLMIGRALTDKVRAQLGLAPSDAFIRPSAPADTGKGFTLAQKMVGKACGLPGVRPGTSCEPMMTTVGSQDTTGPMTRDEMKELACLGFSSDLVMQSFCHTAAYPKPVDLHTQKDLPDFFAQRGGVALRPGDGIIHSWLNRMLLPDSVGTGGDSHTRFPLGISFPAGSGLVAFAAAIGAMPLDMPESVLVRFSGSLQPGVTLRDVVNAIPWVAIQKGLLTVEKANKKNVFNGRIMEIEGLPDLKLEQAFELTDATAERSCAGCTIKLSEATVSEYLRSNVALLKNMIARGYSDAKTLARRIKAMEAWLANPQLLSADPDAQYAEVLEINLDELTEPVLACPNDPDNVKLLSEVAGDPVQEVFIGSCMTNIGHYRAAAKVLEGSGSNKARLWVCPPTRMDEETLKAEGYYATFEAAGSRMEMPGCSLCMGNQARVEDNTTVFSTSTRNFNNRLGKGAQVYLGSAELAAVCALLGRIPTPDEYHSIAAEKIDPLSDELYRYLNFDQISGFEDQGRVMSADEEAAVLAEA
- a CDS encoding ClC family H(+)/Cl(-) exchange transporter, whose protein sequence is MPTLSEPKRRRHLLGSSRSIRGLLERRWLVVVLALALTGLGAAITGLLFTGGINLLKDWRLELLNDFPAWVVLPALGGFGGLLSGWLISNLAPAAGGAGITQIMGFLRHRAVPMGLQVGLVKLVAGIIAIGSGFPLGPEGPAVQMGGSVAWQMSRWLKAPAAFRRMIVAAGGGAGIAAVFSAPIGGFIYAIEELLHSARPVVLLLVLITTFSADTWADVLGFLGLNPGSSGLSGSSGFQLERAYTPLVKFLPIDLLYLIALGAVIGVLAELYTRYVLAMQRQGNRWFGDRLILRMTLSGLVLGCVYAALPDTFHNPSELKHLIAAGKADVGLALASFVVLFFSTGLAAGSGAPGGLFMPMLTLGGAIGLACGIGVEALTGHVPTTYVFAGMGAFVAGCSHTPISAMFLAFALTKDLLILKPILVASLMSFLVARLFNPNSIYDRQMGMELASEERMQQRINRHRRPFTPPPPPSGPSGGIN